In the genome of Fulvivirga maritima, one region contains:
- a CDS encoding class I SAM-dependent methyltransferase has translation MLETLDHCPVCGESNYNQFLTCKDYTVSQESFNIVECSNCNFLFTNPRPFPKDLGKYYKSEEYISHSNKSNNLVNSIYRVARNYTLKNKLSLVNSLQSNKGSLLDLGCGTGHFLKTCKDADWNTTGVEPDDSARSIATAQELKVYTAIQELPDKQFDIISMWHVLEHVPDLNDYLSFIKTRLAQTGTFIVAVPNHESHDAQKYKDKWAAYDVPRHLYHFDQKSMVRLMEKHSLHVKEVKPMKLDSYYVSILSETYKGSSIEKYPKAFISGLKSNQYARKNSNNYSSLIYIIEHLNEAN, from the coding sequence ATGTTAGAAACACTTGATCACTGCCCAGTATGCGGTGAGAGTAATTATAATCAATTCCTGACTTGCAAAGATTATACGGTAAGTCAGGAATCTTTTAATATAGTAGAATGTAGTAACTGTAATTTTCTGTTTACCAATCCAAGACCATTCCCTAAAGATCTAGGTAAGTATTATAAATCGGAAGAATACATATCACATAGTAATAAATCTAATAATCTAGTAAACTCCATATATAGGGTCGCCAGGAATTACACGCTCAAGAATAAGCTCTCTTTGGTGAATAGTTTACAATCAAACAAGGGCAGTTTACTAGACCTGGGTTGTGGTACTGGTCATTTCCTTAAAACCTGTAAAGATGCTGATTGGAATACAACAGGAGTAGAGCCTGATGATAGTGCCAGAAGCATAGCTACTGCACAAGAATTAAAGGTATACACCGCAATCCAAGAACTACCGGATAAACAATTCGATATCATTTCTATGTGGCATGTGTTAGAACATGTTCCTGATCTTAATGATTACTTAAGCTTCATTAAAACAAGACTAGCTCAAACTGGTACTTTTATTGTTGCTGTTCCTAATCATGAATCTCACGATGCTCAGAAGTATAAAGACAAGTGGGCGGCCTATGATGTTCCAAGACATCTCTATCACTTCGATCAGAAGAGCATGGTAAGACTTATGGAAAAACATTCATTGCATGTAAAAGAAGTAAAACCGATGAAATTAGATTCTTATTATGTTTCCATTTTAAGTGAAACCTATAAAGGATCGAGTATTGAGAAATATCCAAAAGCTTTCATTTCTGGACTGAAATCGAACCAATACGCACGTAAAAATTCAAACAACTACTCAAGTTTAATATATATAATTGAACACCTTAATGAAGCCAATTAA